A single region of the Streptococcus sanguinis genome encodes:
- a CDS encoding NAD(P)H-dependent oxidoreductase, translating to MKFVGIVGSNYEQSYNRKLLEFIRRQFKIKFELEVLEIDEVPMFNQDEKWDESFQLRYLYNKITRADGVIIATPEHNHTISAPLKSVLEWLSYEVHPFENKPVMIVGASYYDQGTSRAQVHLRKILDAPGVNAYTLPGNEFLLGKAKEAFDNDGNITNEGTVNFLETCLDNFIKYVEVVSKLKKPKPIEPEDLDCGKPIATTITEVDPDDPEWVEKVAEITGAVSGDTYVKLDHGILTVNQIDMFLKAMPFELTYADDNNQFLYYNNAHQDPDTMFAKRVPPQSGSRMSTVHGSLPPARMKNVEWVIGTLRNGNQEYVRTIVPGSPAGVINTHNYQAMYYPDGSYAGINEIVFNFQPWLDWYLKETGQRLVGGSGQFAPAGGHGDADATSGASDAGGDGGHGDGGADATSGASA from the coding sequence ATGAAATTTGTTGGAATTGTAGGATCAAACTACGAACAGTCATACAACCGAAAATTATTGGAATTCATCCGCCGTCAATTCAAAATTAAATTTGAATTGGAAGTCTTAGAAATCGATGAAGTCCCAATGTTTAACCAAGATGAAAAATGGGATGAAAGCTTCCAATTGCGTTATTTGTATAACAAAATCACACGTGCAGACGGTGTCATTATCGCAACCCCTGAGCACAATCATACTATCAGTGCTCCTTTGAAGAGTGTCTTAGAATGGCTCTCTTATGAGGTTCATCCTTTCGAAAACAAGCCTGTCATGATTGTCGGTGCATCATACTACGATCAAGGAACTTCTCGTGCTCAAGTTCACCTGCGTAAAATCCTAGACGCTCCTGGTGTCAATGCTTACACCCTTCCAGGCAACGAGTTCTTGCTGGGCAAAGCCAAGGAAGCTTTTGACAATGATGGCAATATCACCAACGAAGGAACTGTGAATTTCCTTGAAACATGCTTAGATAACTTTATCAAATATGTAGAGGTCGTTTCAAAATTGAAAAAACCAAAACCAATTGAACCTGAAGATTTAGACTGCGGAAAACCAATCGCTACGACAATTACAGAAGTTGATCCAGATGATCCAGAATGGGTAGAAAAGGTCGCTGAAATCACTGGCGCTGTTTCAGGCGATACTTATGTCAAACTTGACCATGGTATCTTGACAGTTAACCAGATTGACATGTTCTTGAAGGCTATGCCGTTTGAATTGACATACGCTGACGATAACAACCAATTCCTTTACTACAACAACGCCCACCAAGACCCAGACACCATGTTTGCCAAACGTGTGCCACCTCAATCAGGTAGCCGCATGTCAACTGTTCACGGCTCTCTTCCACCAGCTCGGATGAAGAATGTAGAGTGGGTTATCGGAACACTTCGCAACGGAAACCAAGAATACGTACGTACAATCGTCCCAGGTTCACCTGCAGGCGTTATCAATACCCACAACTACCAAGCTATGTACTATCCTGACGGATCATACGCAGGAATCAATGAAATCGTCTTTAATTTCCAACCATGGCTTGACTGGTACTTAAAAGAAACTGGTCAACGTTTGGTTGGAGGCAGCGGACAATTTGCTCCTGCCGGAGGTCATGGAGACGCAGACGCTACTTCTGGTGCTTCTGATGCTGGAGGCGATGGAGGTCATGGAGACGGAGGAGCCGATGCGACATCAGGTGCTAGCGCTTAA
- a CDS encoding ClC family H(+)/Cl(-) exchange transporter, with the protein MAKEASSHEDDIKREFNFATHSIISQVLRGVLVGIFAGLVVGVFRFLIEKIFHLVQDVYHRSQQSMLWLLAVVLIYAFIVLLNDRLVKLEKNIKGSGIPQVEAELKGLMSLSWWSVLWKKFVLGILAIASGLMLGREGPSIQLGAMSGKGVSKFLNLSSAEERALIASGAAAGLAAAFNAPIAGLLFVVEEVYRHFSRFFWVSTLAASLVANFVSLSMFGLTPVLDMPDNIQVMRLEQYWIYLVMGLLLGLSGFIYEKVILNIQLVYQFLGRLFRISEAYYPILAFVLILPIGYFLPHLLGGGNQLILSLTASHYTVGTLLLFFALRFVWSMMSYGSGLPGGIFLPILALGSLLGGAMGAVCLQLGLISQEQFPIFIILGMSGYFGAISKAPLTAMILVTEMVGDISNLMPLGLVTLTAYIIMDLLKGAPVYEAMLEKMLPDSIEDKGDTTLIEIPVSEKIAGRQVHELNLPDGVLITMNVHKGKTQTVNGSTCLYLGDTIYLVLKKTEIGKVKEELL; encoded by the coding sequence ATGGCAAAAGAAGCTAGCTCACATGAGGACGACATCAAGAGAGAATTTAATTTCGCAACTCATTCGATTATTTCCCAGGTTTTACGAGGTGTTTTAGTTGGGATTTTTGCTGGACTGGTAGTGGGCGTTTTTCGCTTTCTGATTGAAAAAATCTTTCACTTAGTGCAGGATGTCTACCATAGGAGTCAGCAGTCTATGCTTTGGTTACTGGCCGTGGTGTTAATTTATGCTTTCATCGTCTTGCTCAATGACCGCTTGGTAAAGTTGGAGAAGAATATCAAGGGGTCAGGTATTCCGCAGGTTGAAGCAGAACTGAAAGGCCTGATGTCGCTTTCTTGGTGGAGTGTTCTCTGGAAGAAGTTTGTTTTAGGGATTTTAGCCATTGCCAGCGGTCTGATGTTGGGGCGAGAAGGGCCAAGTATTCAGCTAGGCGCCATGAGTGGCAAAGGCGTCTCTAAATTTCTGAATTTGAGTTCTGCTGAGGAGAGAGCGCTCATTGCTAGTGGTGCGGCGGCAGGCTTAGCAGCAGCTTTTAATGCACCAATCGCAGGTTTGCTATTCGTAGTAGAAGAAGTTTACCGTCATTTTTCACGCTTTTTCTGGGTCTCTACGCTGGCGGCCAGTCTAGTTGCTAACTTTGTCTCACTCTCCATGTTTGGACTGACACCAGTGCTGGACATGCCGGATAATATCCAGGTCATGAGGCTGGAGCAGTATTGGATCTACCTAGTCATGGGCTTGCTGCTGGGCTTGTCAGGCTTTATTTATGAGAAAGTTATTTTGAATATTCAGCTAGTCTATCAGTTTTTGGGTCGGTTGTTTAGGATTTCAGAAGCTTACTATCCTATTCTGGCCTTTGTCTTGATTCTTCCAATTGGTTATTTCTTGCCTCACTTGCTGGGCGGGGGCAATCAGTTGATTTTATCTTTGACCGCTAGTCATTATACTGTGGGAACCTTGCTCTTGTTTTTTGCTCTGCGTTTTGTCTGGAGTATGATGAGTTATGGCAGTGGCTTACCAGGTGGTATTTTCCTGCCTATCCTAGCTCTGGGTTCACTCCTTGGTGGAGCAATGGGGGCGGTCTGTCTGCAGCTTGGTTTGATTTCTCAGGAACAATTTCCGATTTTCATTATTCTGGGCATGAGTGGTTATTTTGGCGCCATTTCCAAGGCACCACTGACAGCCATGATTCTGGTCACAGAGATGGTCGGGGATATTAGCAATCTCATGCCACTGGGACTGGTCACTCTGACAGCTTACATCATCATGGATCTGCTAAAAGGAGCGCCGGTCTATGAAGCCATGCTGGAAAAAATGTTGCCAGACAGTATCGAGGACAAAGGAGATACGACTTTAATTGAAATCCCTGTTTCTGAAAAGATTGCTGGTCGGCAGGTACATGAGCTAAACTTGCCTGATGGGGTCCTGATTACCATGAATGTCCACAAGGGGAAGACTCAAACGGTCAATGGCAGCACGTGCCTCTATCTGGGGGATACGATTTACTTGGTGCTGAAAAAGACGGAGATTGGGAAAGTCAAAGAAGAGCTGCTTTAA
- a CDS encoding FTR1 family iron permease: MVKNYLNKSLLILGLLLVVLAKPVLADESYSSLFVKITDASTAVKQKDQEKAKQLVREIKTEFDRVANHDSAAGQEVSKVLDLSGQVTEEKLTQISSALLKFEKEQNPVDLEAEKKKLLSKLEPKFENLQKAISAKDLEETREAYKKMNSTWTTNESVVRDNSTAHYGKVETAISFLRSAIETEPTDFDMIQSSFDDLKTAIDHFVKGEKVQEAAGNLTLKDGIKLLEEALSLFQSGDDKKAAAKMKEFITIWPTIEGDVSVNNPSLYTKVESQTPVIMVKGSEEKYQKQLESLISELSQIDTTASYHFFDAMLILLREGVEALLIVMALITTLKASKMKKGLKWVYAGAASGVLASAVIAALLQFLFPAVASGSNREIIEGAVGIFAVAMMILVGIWLHSKASIKKWNDFMENQMKAVTATGSFISMFALSFLAVFREGAETILFYAGILPRITMTDFLLGIGLAVLVLVLLAFIMSKASGLLKPHSIFFWLTWLIYVLAFKMLGVSIHALQLTNILPTHLINGFVTVDWMGIYPSIEVVVSQALFILLVVYVSFKNQRSEQ, translated from the coding sequence TTGGTCAAAAATTATTTGAATAAAAGTCTGTTGATATTGGGTCTCTTGCTAGTTGTTTTAGCTAAGCCGGTTTTAGCGGACGAGAGCTACAGCAGTTTATTCGTCAAAATCACTGATGCCAGCACTGCGGTCAAGCAGAAGGACCAGGAAAAAGCCAAGCAGTTAGTCAGAGAAATCAAGACTGAGTTTGATAGGGTGGCTAATCACGACTCTGCAGCGGGACAAGAGGTAAGCAAGGTACTAGACTTATCGGGTCAGGTGACGGAGGAGAAGCTGACACAGATCTCTTCGGCCCTCTTGAAATTTGAGAAAGAGCAGAATCCAGTCGACTTAGAGGCCGAGAAAAAGAAGCTTCTCAGTAAGCTAGAGCCAAAATTTGAAAATCTACAAAAGGCCATTAGCGCTAAGGATTTAGAAGAGACACGAGAAGCATACAAGAAGATGAATAGCACCTGGACTACCAATGAAAGCGTGGTGCGAGACAACAGCACAGCCCATTACGGCAAGGTGGAAACAGCCATTTCATTCCTGCGCAGCGCCATCGAGACGGAGCCTACTGACTTTGATATGATTCAGTCTTCTTTTGATGATTTGAAAACCGCCATTGATCATTTTGTCAAAGGCGAGAAAGTCCAAGAAGCTGCTGGCAATCTGACGCTGAAAGATGGGATTAAGCTGCTAGAGGAGGCTTTGAGTCTCTTCCAAAGCGGAGATGATAAAAAGGCCGCTGCTAAGATGAAAGAGTTCATCACCATTTGGCCAACGATAGAAGGAGATGTCAGTGTCAATAATCCTTCGCTTTATACCAAGGTAGAGAGTCAGACGCCTGTTATTATGGTCAAGGGTAGCGAAGAGAAGTATCAAAAGCAGCTAGAATCCTTGATTAGTGAGCTGTCACAGATTGACACAACAGCTTCTTATCATTTTTTTGATGCTATGCTGATTTTGCTACGTGAGGGTGTAGAAGCGCTCTTGATTGTCATGGCTTTGATAACGACTCTGAAAGCTTCAAAGATGAAAAAAGGACTCAAATGGGTTTATGCCGGCGCAGCAAGCGGAGTTCTAGCCAGTGCTGTGATTGCAGCTTTGCTGCAGTTTCTTTTCCCGGCAGTTGCTTCCGGATCCAATCGTGAAATTATCGAAGGTGCAGTGGGAATTTTCGCTGTCGCTATGATGATATTGGTTGGTATCTGGCTGCACAGCAAGGCATCTATCAAAAAATGGAATGACTTTATGGAAAACCAAATGAAGGCTGTAACAGCCACAGGCAGTTTTATTTCCATGTTTGCTCTTAGCTTTCTGGCTGTTTTCCGTGAAGGGGCTGAGACCATCCTCTTTTATGCGGGAATTCTACCGCGCATCACAATGACTGATTTCCTTTTGGGAATCGGCTTGGCTGTTCTAGTCTTGGTCTTGCTGGCCTTTATCATGAGCAAGGCGTCTGGTCTTCTCAAACCACACAGCATTTTCTTCTGGCTGACCTGGCTAATCTATGTCTTGGCCTTTAAAATGCTGGGCGTCAGCATCCATGCCCTTCAGCTGACTAATATCCTACCGACTCACTTAATCAATGGTTTTGTGACAGTAGACTGGATGGGGATTTATCCAAGCATAGAAGTGGTAGTTAGTCAGGCGCTCTTTATCCTGCTGGTGGTCTATGTTAGCTTTAAAAATCAGAGAAGTGAGCAGTAG
- the sdbB gene encoding thiol-disulfide oxidoreductase-associated lipoprotein SdbB: MKKFVTLLATVSAVAFLAACSEQEDKPMTMPTTSSSSSEAVQTSTVTQAAVGQKAPDFTLQSMDGKTVKLSDYKGKKVYLKFWASWCGPCKKSMPELVELAGKTDRDFEILTVVAPGLQGEKSAEEFPKWFQEQGYKDVPVLFDTSGEIFQAYQIRSIPTEILIDSQGKIGKIQFGAISNADAEAAFKEMK, from the coding sequence ATGAAAAAATTCGTTACGTTATTAGCAACTGTGTCAGCTGTAGCCTTTTTGGCGGCCTGCTCGGAGCAGGAGGATAAGCCTATGACTATGCCCACAACCAGCAGCTCGTCTAGTGAGGCTGTTCAGACAAGTACAGTCACCCAAGCAGCTGTCGGTCAAAAGGCTCCCGACTTTACTTTGCAGTCTATGGATGGAAAAACTGTCAAACTTTCTGACTATAAAGGCAAGAAGGTTTATCTAAAATTCTGGGCTTCTTGGTGCGGACCTTGTAAGAAGAGTATGCCAGAATTGGTCGAGTTAGCTGGTAAAACGGACCGTGATTTCGAAATCTTGACAGTTGTAGCACCAGGTCTCCAAGGAGAGAAATCTGCCGAGGAATTCCCAAAATGGTTTCAAGAACAAGGTTATAAAGATGTACCAGTTCTATTTGACACTTCGGGAGAAATTTTCCAAGCCTATCAGATTCGTAGCATCCCAACTGAAATCCTCATTGACAGTCAAGGGAAAATCGGTAAAATCCAGTTTGGCGCTATCAGTAATGCTGATGCAGAAGCAGCTTTCAAAGAAATGAAATAA
- the nox gene encoding H2O-forming NADH oxidase yields the protein MSKIVVVGANHAGTACINTMLDNYGAENEVVIFDQNSNISFLACGMALWIGQQISKPDGLFYADKETFEAKGAKVYMNSPVESIDYDAKKVTAIVDGKEHVESYDKLILATGSQPILPPIKGAELDPNSREFKSTLENLQFVKLYQNAADVIEKLQDKSKHIERVAVVGAGYIGVELAEAFKRLGKEVILIDVVDTCLAGYYDHDLSDMMRQNLEDNGVQLAFGQTVQAIEGESKVERIVTDKASYDVDMVVLAVGFRPNTGLGAGKLETFRNGAFLVDKKQETSIKDVYAIGDCATVYDNSINDINYIALASNALRSGIVAAHNACGHELESNGVQGSNGIEIFGLKMVSTGLTEEKAKRFGYSPAVVEFKDTQKPTFLEKVEHHDVTIKIVYDKDTRVVLGAQMVSREDMSMGIHMFSLAIQEKVTIDKLALLDLFFLPHFNKPYNYITQAALRAK from the coding sequence ATGAGTAAAATCGTTGTAGTTGGTGCAAACCACGCAGGTACAGCGTGTATTAATACAATGTTGGACAATTATGGTGCAGAAAACGAAGTAGTTATTTTTGACCAAAACTCAAACATTTCATTCTTGGCATGCGGAATGGCCCTTTGGATTGGACAGCAAATCAGCAAGCCAGATGGACTTTTTTATGCAGATAAAGAAACTTTTGAAGCAAAAGGCGCAAAAGTTTATATGAATTCACCAGTTGAGTCAATTGATTATGATGCGAAAAAAGTTACAGCTATTGTTGATGGCAAAGAGCATGTAGAGTCTTATGACAAATTAATTTTAGCAACAGGTTCTCAGCCAATTCTGCCTCCGATTAAAGGTGCTGAGCTGGATCCTAACAGCCGCGAATTTAAGTCAACCTTGGAAAATCTGCAGTTCGTAAAATTGTATCAAAATGCTGCAGATGTTATCGAGAAATTGCAAGACAAGAGCAAACATATCGAACGTGTGGCAGTAGTAGGTGCTGGTTACATTGGGGTTGAGTTGGCAGAAGCCTTCAAACGCCTTGGTAAAGAAGTGATTCTGATTGACGTTGTGGATACTTGCTTGGCTGGTTATTATGACCACGACTTGTCTGATATGATGCGTCAAAACCTTGAAGATAATGGTGTTCAATTAGCCTTCGGTCAAACTGTTCAGGCTATTGAGGGTGAAAGCAAGGTAGAACGCATTGTAACAGATAAGGCTAGCTATGATGTAGATATGGTTGTCTTAGCAGTTGGCTTCCGTCCAAACACTGGTCTTGGTGCCGGCAAGCTGGAAACATTCCGCAATGGTGCTTTCTTGGTAGATAAGAAGCAAGAAACTAGCATCAAAGATGTTTATGCAATTGGTGATTGTGCGACTGTTTACGATAACTCTATCAATGATATAAATTACATTGCTTTGGCTTCTAACGCCCTGCGCTCTGGTATCGTAGCAGCTCATAATGCTTGCGGTCATGAATTGGAGTCTAACGGTGTTCAAGGTTCTAACGGTATCGAAATCTTTGGTCTGAAGATGGTTTCAACTGGTCTGACAGAAGAAAAAGCTAAACGCTTTGGTTACAGCCCAGCTGTAGTTGAGTTTAAAGATACTCAAAAACCAACCTTCCTTGAAAAGGTTGAGCATCATGATGTAACAATTAAGATTGTCTATGATAAGGATACACGTGTAGTTCTTGGAGCTCAGATGGTTTCTAGAGAAGATATGTCTATGGGTATTCACATGTTCTCATTGGCCATTCAGGAAAAGGTTACAATTGATAAATTAGCCTTGCTGGATCTCTTCTTCCTGCCACACTTCAACAAACCGTACAACTACATCACTCAAGCAGCTTTGCGCGCTAAATAA
- the efeB gene encoding iron uptake transporter deferrochelatase/peroxidase subunit: MTNDEKWFNKKMDRREFLKKAGIGGAGLALGVSGASAFFANQAKEDKKFADGEEEISFYGEHQAGITTPMQKNIYFVVLDLHTTDREAIIQLFKDWTAYSEKLVDGELVKKDNSNALLPPTDTGETVGLNPYRLTLTFGVSASFLKKMSLSDKRPKAFRDLPPFPKEQLKEKYTGGDIVIQACADDEQVAFHAVRNLVRKGRNAITMKWSQSGFAAIGDRMSTPRNLFGFKDGTANVTKEKDFDKVIWCDSKDWMQGGSYMAVRRIQMFLETWDRTNLQEQENTFGRYKESGAPFGKKDEFDEVDLDLLPEDSHVRLAKEVDKPIYRRSYSYSDGIDESTGQFDTGLLFLSFQKDPDSFVKVLTNLGAQDKMNEYVTHIGSGLFACFGGVKKGEYLGQKLFE; encoded by the coding sequence ATGACAAACGACGAAAAATGGTTTAATAAAAAGATGGATCGTCGTGAATTTCTTAAAAAAGCAGGGATTGGAGGCGCTGGTCTTGCACTGGGTGTCTCTGGTGCATCTGCTTTTTTCGCTAATCAGGCCAAGGAAGATAAGAAATTCGCTGACGGTGAGGAAGAAATCAGCTTTTACGGGGAGCATCAGGCGGGGATCACAACTCCAATGCAGAAGAATATCTACTTTGTTGTGTTGGATTTGCATACGACAGATAGGGAAGCCATTATCCAGCTCTTTAAGGACTGGACAGCCTATAGCGAGAAGTTGGTAGATGGAGAATTGGTCAAAAAAGATAATTCCAATGCTCTTTTGCCGCCAACGGATACTGGAGAAACTGTCGGTCTCAACCCTTATCGACTGACCTTGACCTTCGGTGTCTCAGCCTCTTTTCTGAAAAAAATGAGCTTGTCAGACAAACGACCTAAGGCTTTTCGGGATTTGCCGCCATTTCCAAAGGAGCAGCTCAAAGAAAAATATACTGGTGGCGATATTGTCATTCAAGCCTGTGCAGATGATGAGCAGGTGGCCTTTCATGCGGTCCGCAATCTGGTCCGCAAGGGCAGAAATGCCATCACTATGAAGTGGAGTCAATCAGGCTTTGCAGCTATCGGAGACCGGATGTCAACGCCTCGTAATCTCTTTGGATTTAAGGACGGCACGGCCAATGTGACCAAGGAAAAAGATTTTGACAAGGTCATTTGGTGCGACAGCAAGGACTGGATGCAGGGCGGCTCTTACATGGCTGTCCGCCGAATACAGATGTTCCTTGAGACCTGGGACCGGACCAATCTGCAGGAGCAGGAAAACACTTTTGGCCGCTATAAGGAAAGCGGAGCGCCTTTTGGCAAGAAAGACGAGTTTGACGAGGTTGACTTAGACTTGCTGCCAGAGGATTCACATGTCCGTTTGGCCAAGGAGGTTGATAAGCCTATATATCGCCGGTCTTATTCTTATTCAGATGGGATTGATGAAAGTACTGGTCAATTTGACACAGGCTTACTCTTTCTTTCCTTCCAGAAAGATCCAGACAGCTTTGTCAAAGTTCTAACTAATCTAGGCGCTCAAGATAAGATGAATGAATACGTCACGCATATCGGTAGTGGTTTGTTTGCTTGCTTTGGTGGAGTGAAAAAAGGAGAGTACCTTGGTCAAAAATTATTTGAATAA
- the efeO gene encoding iron uptake system protein EfeO, whose amino-acid sequence MKKLGIVLFSTAILLTGCAANNSSNKTGSSSQASSSQTAVNQKELDKATADYKKFVQGQIDQLLTDTEKFRDTLKEGKLDEAKKQYPLIRMAYERSEPIAESFGESDVKIDFRLVDYVDENKTEEGWSGFHRIEKIIWEQNTTKGTESYADQLVNDIKELKAKIATVEVTPDMMLTGAVDLLNEVATSKITGEEEVFSHTDLYDFRANIEGAEKIFELFKPLIKDKDEKLVKTLELEFKNVNGLLDKHMTDSENYKLYTELTKEDTKELAEAVTKLGEPLSQMGVILNGE is encoded by the coding sequence ATGAAAAAACTTGGCATCGTCCTATTTTCAACGGCAATTTTACTGACTGGCTGTGCAGCCAACAACTCTTCAAACAAGACTGGCTCAAGCAGTCAAGCATCCAGCAGCCAAACAGCTGTCAATCAGAAAGAATTGGACAAGGCGACAGCGGATTATAAAAAGTTTGTCCAAGGACAAATCGATCAGCTCCTGACAGATACGGAGAAGTTTCGTGATACCCTTAAAGAAGGCAAGCTTGATGAGGCTAAAAAGCAATATCCGCTTATCCGTATGGCCTACGAGCGCTCGGAGCCGATTGCTGAGAGCTTTGGTGAATCAGATGTTAAAATTGACTTCCGCTTGGTCGACTATGTGGACGAAAACAAGACCGAAGAAGGTTGGTCTGGTTTCCACCGTATTGAAAAAATCATATGGGAGCAAAACACAACCAAGGGAACTGAAAGCTATGCTGATCAGCTGGTCAATGATATAAAGGAGCTAAAAGCTAAAATCGCAACGGTTGAAGTGACACCGGATATGATGCTGACAGGTGCTGTTGACTTGCTCAATGAAGTAGCGACCAGCAAGATTACAGGTGAAGAAGAAGTATTCTCCCATACAGATCTCTATGATTTCCGTGCGAATATTGAAGGAGCAGAAAAGATTTTTGAGCTCTTTAAGCCATTGATTAAGGATAAGGACGAGAAACTTGTCAAGACCCTGGAACTTGAGTTTAAAAACGTCAATGGTCTTTTAGACAAGCACATGACTGACTCGGAAAACTACAAGCTCTATACAGAATTGACAAAGGAAGACACCAAAGAGTTGGCAGAAGCAGTGACCAAACTGGGTGAGCCTCTTTCACAAATGGGAGTCATTCTAAACGGGGAGTAA
- a CDS encoding NADPH-dependent FMN reductase — translation MLKLIAIVGTNSKRSTNRQLLQYMSKHFADKAEIELVEIKDIPMFNKPADRNVPELVSEIAQKIDAADGVLIGTPEYDHSIPAVLMNALAWLSYGIYPLLNKPVMITGASYGTLGSSRAQLQLRQILNAPEIKATVLPDEFLLSHSLQAFDQSGDLVDLDVVKKLDAIFDDFRIFVKITEKLRNAQELLRKDAEEFNWEKL, via the coding sequence ATGTTAAAACTTATTGCAATTGTTGGAACAAATTCTAAACGTTCTACAAACCGGCAACTTCTTCAATATATGTCTAAGCACTTTGCTGATAAGGCTGAAATCGAGCTGGTAGAGATTAAAGATATCCCAATGTTTAATAAACCTGCTGACAGAAACGTGCCTGAGTTGGTATCAGAAATTGCCCAAAAAATCGATGCAGCAGACGGAGTACTCATTGGAACACCTGAGTACGACCACTCAATCCCGGCTGTGCTCATGAACGCCCTAGCTTGGCTTTCTTATGGTATTTATCCACTGCTGAACAAGCCAGTCATGATCACTGGTGCTTCTTATGGTACACTTGGCTCCTCTCGTGCCCAGTTGCAGCTCCGTCAAATTTTGAACGCTCCAGAAATCAAGGCAACTGTTCTTCCAGATGAGTTCTTGCTTTCGCATTCTCTTCAAGCTTTTGACCAAAGCGGAGACTTGGTAGATCTTGACGTTGTCAAAAAGTTAGATGCTATCTTTGATGACTTCCGTATCTTTGTCAAAATCACTGAAAAATTGCGCAACGCACAAGAATTGCTTCGCAAAGATGCTGAAGAATTTAACTGGGAAAAATTGTAA
- a CDS encoding FAD:protein FMN transferase — MDFASRSLHLMGSTICLSLYHERAEILLDEAVQLLHVYKNRFSANDEDSELMSINHLAGIESISVHPELFELIELGKYHSQAEGSHLNITIGPLVQTWRIGFSDARLPSREEIQQALSLTDPNLLELNPEDCSVFLTKKGMKLDLGALAKGYIADKIKDYLLSQGVTSALINLGGNVLTIGHNAVSQRAWRIGIQNPKQPRGNHSAILAVTNQSVVTSGIYERTLTVEGQNYHHILDRKTGYPIENQLASLTIVSDKSVDGEIWTTRLFGESPTSILSQIEQQTGIEALIITQDDQIFCSSGLLEQIIPAS; from the coding sequence GTGGACTTTGCTTCTCGCTCGCTTCATTTGATGGGAAGTACAATTTGTCTCTCTCTCTATCATGAGCGAGCGGAAATACTCTTAGATGAGGCTGTCCAACTGCTTCATGTCTATAAAAATCGCTTCAGTGCCAATGATGAAGACTCTGAACTTATGAGTATCAATCATCTGGCAGGAATTGAAAGCATCTCAGTTCATCCAGAGCTTTTTGAGCTGATTGAGCTGGGGAAATATCACAGCCAAGCAGAAGGCAGCCACTTAAATATCACGATTGGCCCTCTCGTCCAGACCTGGCGGATAGGATTTTCAGACGCCCGTCTCCCAAGTAGGGAGGAGATTCAGCAAGCTCTAAGTCTGACCGACCCAAACTTGCTTGAGTTGAATCCAGAAGATTGTAGTGTCTTTTTGACTAAGAAAGGCATGAAGCTGGATTTAGGTGCCTTGGCTAAAGGCTATATCGCTGATAAGATTAAAGACTATTTGCTGAGTCAGGGAGTGACCTCTGCTCTTATCAATCTTGGTGGCAATGTCCTGACAATTGGGCATAATGCAGTCAGCCAGCGTGCCTGGCGAATTGGTATCCAAAATCCCAAGCAGCCTCGCGGCAATCACTCAGCTATACTAGCGGTCACCAATCAGTCAGTGGTCACATCAGGAATCTACGAGCGAACCCTTACAGTTGAAGGGCAGAACTACCATCACATTCTGGATCGCAAAACAGGTTATCCTATCGAAAATCAATTGGCTAGTCTGACCATTGTTTCAGACAAGTCGGTAGATGGCGAAATTTGGACAACTCGCCTATTTGGTGAAAGTCCGACATCAATTCTGTCCCAGATTGAACAGCAGACAGGGATCGAAGCATTGATTATCACCCAAGACGATCAGATCTTCTGTAGCTCAGGACTTTTAGAGCAGATAATTCCTGCTTCTTAA